The Halosimplex litoreum genome has a window encoding:
- a CDS encoding pentapeptide repeat-containing protein, with protein MTGRGDGSSERGAVEAFEAANGVGDAGGDVEAATEVLRCSPDERAERGVSDDDVRAAFLTVVREGDADAKDLRGVELPAIELDRLTVDGADRHPVDLRGATVASLSARFATIRLPLRLDDATLGDVTFDEAHVEEAVLADGATVTGDFEAFEARFAGDVEFDGATFEGRFDVDESTFANDVTFDGATFDGVVEARAAEFYGDSNLLDDNTSFTGATFADLADFRQAEFGFTHFERATFADEANFQEASFDGDAEFDEAVFEAFADFDEARFGGDTGFADVAFTGDADFRGAAFSGRERALDEDATFAGSTFGGDADFRHARFRFVTFAEVAFEGRVHFEEAEFDADATFADARFAAETDFDEARFREDADFSAVEFAARAVFRGAEFTGGANFLEDDLTFEGAHFGADADFHNAEVTSANFVDTTFGGEIDFSGASFSERIDFEASQVDGDAWVDFTRAKIVSGRIAQPAENWVRYDLTLASLGDVELVAAADEDHRRLLDFFRFCRTEFTEFDGHEFDFSAHREYLDRNAWAIHEFHEPPDADPDYELAMTPEVTETTYLKAKQSAAAVGDMKVAGEFRVKRQQYSRAKNLEVARDDSAATWTRTKNLGRAAENYFLGVTCGHGMRPIRIGFAFVLAPLLYVPFYAFGGGPFLTAAGQLSVAEAFTTDGLATLFDVARFSYISYTTIGYGFLGPEGRLAEVLAASEAYLSVVLSALLVYALVKRSEM; from the coding sequence ATGACAGGTAGAGGGGACGGGAGCTCGGAGCGCGGTGCGGTCGAGGCCTTCGAGGCGGCGAACGGGGTGGGCGACGCCGGAGGCGACGTGGAGGCGGCCACCGAGGTGCTTCGCTGCTCGCCCGACGAGCGGGCCGAGCGGGGGGTCTCCGACGACGACGTGCGGGCGGCGTTCCTGACGGTCGTCCGGGAGGGCGACGCCGACGCGAAGGACTTGCGGGGCGTCGAACTGCCGGCCATCGAACTGGACCGGCTGACCGTGGACGGGGCCGACCGCCACCCGGTCGACCTCCGGGGGGCGACGGTCGCGTCGTTGTCGGCGCGGTTCGCGACGATCCGCCTGCCGCTCCGGCTGGACGACGCGACGCTCGGCGACGTGACCTTCGACGAGGCCCACGTCGAGGAGGCGGTCCTCGCCGACGGCGCGACCGTCACCGGCGACTTCGAGGCCTTCGAGGCGAGGTTCGCCGGCGACGTAGAGTTCGACGGCGCGACCTTCGAAGGTCGGTTCGACGTCGACGAGTCGACGTTCGCCAACGACGTGACGTTCGACGGCGCGACCTTCGATGGAGTCGTCGAGGCCCGGGCTGCCGAGTTCTACGGCGACTCGAATCTCCTCGACGACAACACGAGCTTCACCGGCGCCACCTTCGCGGACCTGGCGGACTTCCGGCAGGCCGAGTTCGGCTTCACCCACTTCGAGCGAGCGACCTTCGCCGACGAGGCGAACTTTCAGGAGGCCAGCTTCGACGGCGACGCCGAGTTCGACGAGGCGGTCTTCGAGGCGTTCGCCGACTTCGACGAGGCCCGCTTCGGCGGCGACACCGGGTTCGCCGACGTGGCCTTCACCGGCGACGCCGATTTCCGCGGGGCGGCCTTCTCCGGCCGCGAGCGCGCGCTCGACGAGGACGCCACTTTCGCCGGCTCGACGTTCGGCGGCGACGCCGACTTCCGCCACGCCCGCTTCCGGTTCGTCACCTTCGCCGAGGTGGCCTTCGAGGGGCGCGTACACTTCGAGGAGGCGGAGTTCGACGCCGACGCGACGTTCGCCGACGCTCGCTTCGCGGCCGAGACGGACTTCGACGAGGCGCGGTTCCGGGAGGACGCCGACTTCTCGGCGGTCGAGTTCGCCGCCCGCGCCGTCTTCCGCGGCGCGGAGTTCACCGGCGGCGCCAACTTCCTGGAGGACGACCTGACCTTCGAGGGCGCCCACTTCGGCGCCGACGCCGACTTCCACAACGCCGAGGTCACGTCGGCGAACTTCGTCGACACCACCTTCGGCGGCGAGATCGACTTCAGCGGCGCCAGCTTCTCCGAGCGCATCGACTTCGAGGCCAGCCAGGTCGACGGCGACGCCTGGGTCGATTTCACCCGCGCGAAGATCGTCTCCGGCCGCATCGCCCAGCCCGCCGAGAACTGGGTGCGCTACGACCTGACCCTCGCGAGTCTGGGCGACGTGGAGTTGGTCGCCGCGGCCGACGAGGACCACCGTCGCCTGCTGGATTTCTTCCGGTTCTGTCGCACTGAGTTCACCGAGTTCGACGGCCACGAGTTCGACTTCAGCGCCCACCGGGAGTACCTCGACCGCAACGCCTGGGCGATCCACGAGTTCCACGAACCGCCCGACGCCGACCCCGACTACGAGCTGGCGATGACGCCCGAGGTGACCGAGACCACCTACCTCAAGGCCAAACAGAGCGCCGCCGCCGTCGGCGACATGAAGGTCGCCGGCGAGTTCCGCGTCAAGCGCCAGCAGTACAGCCGCGCGAAGAACCTCGAAGTCGCCCGCGACGACTCGGCCGCGACGTGGACCCGGACCAAGAACCTCGGCCGCGCCGCCGAGAACTACTTTCTCGGGGTCACCTGCGGCCACGGGATGCGGCCCATCCGGATCGGCTTCGCGTTCGTCCTCGCGCCGCTGCTGTACGTGCCGTTCTACGCGTTCGGCGGCGGCCCGTTCCTGACCGCGGCGGGCCAGCTGTCCGTCGCGGAGGCGTTCACGACGGACGGGCTGGCGACGCTGTTCGACGTGGCCCGCTTCAGCTACATCTCCTACACCACCATCGGCTACGGCTTCCTCGGCCCCGAGGGCCGGCTCGCCGAGGTGCTGGCCGCCAGTGAGGCGTATCTCAGCGTCGTCCTCTCGGCGCTGCTCGTCTACGCGCTGGTCAAGCGCTCGGAGATGTGA
- a CDS encoding mandelate racemase/muconate lactonizing enzyme family protein, which produces MTDDDTPEYVIPPGGGVPWMDFTTDETHRPPERDLAITDVSTMVLQGNFPWGIVKVETDAGIVGYGEVHGDGPNDPGRLEGQNPLDIERVRDVMWEPGPGVEMALWDIKGKVLDVPVYELLGGKYRDAVRVYCDTHGGESLGEAQSGTVDPREVYTPESYAEAAREVVDAGFDALKFDLDVRTHADVDTAARRLDNAAIEHKASLVEAVREEIGYDVDLGFDLHWNFTVETATRLANELEPYDLGWLEDPVPPRKYDAHRRVREATSCPIMTGENLRDPGEFKEMLDAEGLDVAAPDPHNCGGLRDFRRIATLCDLEGVPIVAHNIQGPVGTVAAAHAAASVPNFVALEYHAFDVPWFEDLVSRTGEDGDVIEDGQIDLPEGPGLGIEIDFDVAERYLVDGEELV; this is translated from the coding sequence ATGACAGACGACGACACACCCGAGTACGTCATCCCACCGGGCGGCGGCGTCCCGTGGATGGATTTCACCACCGACGAGACCCACCGCCCGCCCGAGCGCGACCTCGCGATCACCGACGTCTCGACGATGGTCCTGCAGGGGAACTTCCCGTGGGGGATCGTAAAAGTCGAGACCGACGCCGGAATCGTCGGTTACGGCGAGGTCCACGGCGACGGCCCGAACGACCCCGGACGCCTCGAAGGACAGAACCCCCTCGATATCGAGCGGGTGCGCGACGTGATGTGGGAGCCCGGCCCCGGCGTCGAGATGGCGCTGTGGGACATCAAGGGCAAGGTGCTTGACGTCCCCGTCTACGAGTTGTTGGGCGGAAAGTACCGGGACGCGGTCCGGGTGTACTGCGACACTCACGGCGGCGAGTCGCTCGGCGAGGCCCAGTCCGGCACGGTCGACCCCCGCGAGGTCTACACACCGGAGTCGTACGCCGAGGCCGCCCGCGAGGTCGTCGACGCGGGCTTCGACGCGCTGAAATTCGATCTGGACGTGCGCACCCACGCCGACGTGGACACCGCCGCCCGCCGGCTGGACAACGCCGCCATCGAACACAAGGCCTCGCTCGTCGAGGCCGTCCGCGAGGAGATCGGGTACGACGTGGACCTGGGCTTCGACCTGCACTGGAACTTCACCGTCGAGACCGCCACGCGACTCGCGAACGAACTCGAACCGTACGACTTGGGGTGGCTCGAAGACCCAGTGCCCCCCCGGAAGTACGACGCCCACCGCCGGGTCCGGGAAGCGACCAGTTGCCCGATCATGACCGGCGAGAACCTCCGGGACCCCGGCGAGTTCAAAGAGATGCTCGACGCGGAGGGGCTGGACGTGGCCGCGCCGGACCCGCACAACTGCGGCGGGCTCCGTGACTTCCGGCGGATCGCCACGCTCTGTGACCTGGAAGGGGTGCCCATCGTCGCTCACAACATCCAGGGCCCGGTCGGAACCGTGGCGGCCGCCCACGCCGCCGCCTCGGTCCCGAACTTCGTCGCCCTGGAGTACCACGCCTTCGACGTGCCGTGGTTCGAGGACCTGGTCTCCCGCACCGGCGAGGACGGCGACGTCATCGAGGACGGCCAGATCGACCTCCCCGAGGGGCCCGGTCTCGGGATCGAGATCGACTTCGACGTGGCCGAGCGATACCTCGTCGACGGCGAGGAACTCGTCTGA
- a CDS encoding phosphotransferase family protein — protein MAGDEQVPKGDETGDIAVDRMVAAVETDWTVREATEIDDGGNLTVALAVDTGDGVRECVLKATDDESGGGNLAAEAKLLRLLGGETTVPVPEVYGVVDGQSDLSTPFFLMERADGAPLPADASEIPDDEMADYARQVGRALAEVHDLDAFDGFGPVVDAGRADTADLGGTRPLAREYELALDDPRDSWEAQLAATAERMLDGLADGRFDDIVPDLRAAIDRRQRRLDLSGSPVLARIDHNLGNLAVNRESQTVTGLLDWGLARTTDPEYDLACAEQGLCGLTSLDSKRRGLIRSALYEGYRAVGRLPDDAAFEARRRLYVLVFHAANMNWVSGWITPDIAEEVEREFREFVAEVV, from the coding sequence GTGGCTGGGGACGAACAGGTACCGAAGGGAGACGAGACCGGCGACATCGCGGTCGACCGGATGGTCGCCGCGGTCGAGACCGACTGGACAGTCCGCGAAGCGACCGAGATCGACGACGGCGGCAACCTGACGGTCGCTCTCGCGGTCGATACGGGCGACGGCGTCCGCGAGTGCGTTCTCAAGGCGACCGACGACGAGAGCGGGGGCGGAAACCTCGCGGCCGAGGCGAAGCTCCTCCGCTTGCTCGGCGGCGAGACGACCGTCCCCGTCCCGGAGGTGTACGGCGTCGTCGACGGCCAGTCGGACCTGTCGACCCCCTTCTTTCTCATGGAGCGAGCCGACGGCGCCCCGCTTCCGGCGGACGCGTCGGAAATCCCCGACGACGAGATGGCCGACTACGCCCGACAGGTGGGGCGGGCGCTCGCCGAGGTCCACGACCTCGACGCGTTCGACGGTTTCGGCCCGGTCGTCGACGCCGGACGCGCCGATACTGCCGACCTAGGCGGGACGCGACCGCTGGCCCGGGAGTACGAGCTGGCGCTCGACGACCCGCGCGATTCGTGGGAAGCGCAACTGGCGGCGACGGCCGAGCGGATGCTCGACGGACTCGCGGACGGCCGATTCGACGATATCGTACCCGACCTTCGAGCGGCGATCGACCGACGCCAGCGGCGTCTCGACCTCTCGGGGTCGCCTGTGCTCGCCCGGATCGACCACAATCTCGGGAACCTGGCCGTCAACCGCGAGTCGCAGACAGTGACCGGCCTGCTGGACTGGGGACTCGCTCGCACGACTGACCCGGAGTACGACCTCGCCTGCGCCGAGCAGGGTCTGTGTGGGCTGACGTCGCTCGATTCGAAGCGACGGGGCCTCATCCGCTCCGCGCTGTACGAGGGGTACCGGGCGGTCGGACGGCTCCCCGACGATGCGGCGTTCGAGGCGCGACGGCGCCTCTACGTGCTCGTGTTCCACGCTGCGAACATGAACTGGGTCTCCGGCTGGATCACGCCTGACATCGCCGAGGAAGTCGAACGGGAGTTCCGCGAGTTCGTCGCCGAAGTAGTGTGA
- a CDS encoding antitoxin VapB family protein, producing the protein MTTKTISLAEEAYERLAAEKREGESFSDVGKRLVGERSWTEVAGIWSDGTDEVEAAIEDGRVRSRSRRERLGDDIDDVVYGTPEE; encoded by the coding sequence ATGACCACCAAGACGATCTCGCTCGCCGAGGAGGCGTACGAGCGCCTCGCGGCGGAGAAGCGCGAGGGAGAGAGCTTCAGCGACGTGGGGAAGCGTTTGGTGGGCGAACGATCGTGGACGGAGGTCGCCGGTATCTGGAGCGACGGAACCGACGAGGTCGAGGCAGCGATCGAAGACGGTCGCGTCCGCTCGCGGTCTCGTCGTGAGCGTCTCGGCGACGATATCGACGACGTCGTGTACGGTACGCCCGAAGAATGA
- the ftsY gene encoding signal recognition particle-docking protein FtsY, translated as MFDGLKEKLGRFSDDVEEDVDEEAVDEEADGAEPDEAEASDASAEATDEASVEADAADAEAAEPAEPDPEPSDADGPTEAGDAEEAGSGEDVEDADADEDEDDGRSLGERAKLFATGKTVIDEDDLQDHLDDLELALLQSDVEMGVAQEILDGVEQNLVGDTRRRLSSTGNLVRDALREALYDVISVGQFDFDERVAEADAPVVIIFTGVNGVGKTTTIAKLSRYFEERGQSTVLANGDTYRAGANEQLQQHAEALDKRVISHEQGSDPAAVIYDAVEYAKANDVDVVLGDTAGRLHTSDGLMDQLSKIDRVIDPDMTLFVDEAVAGQDAVNRAREFDDAAEIDGAVLTKADADPQGGAAISIAHVTGKPILFLGTGQDYGDLDPFDPEDIVDQLLGEE; from the coding sequence ATGTTCGACGGACTGAAAGAGAAACTCGGCCGCTTCAGCGACGACGTCGAGGAGGACGTCGACGAGGAAGCGGTCGACGAGGAAGCCGACGGAGCCGAACCCGACGAGGCCGAAGCTAGCGACGCGTCCGCCGAGGCGACCGACGAAGCGTCGGTCGAAGCGGACGCGGCGGACGCCGAAGCCGCCGAGCCGGCCGAACCCGACCCGGAGCCGTCTGACGCCGACGGACCGACCGAGGCTGGTGACGCCGAGGAAGCCGGATCCGGGGAAGACGTCGAGGACGCCGATGCGGACGAAGACGAGGACGACGGCCGGAGCCTCGGCGAGCGGGCGAAGCTGTTCGCGACCGGCAAGACGGTCATCGACGAGGACGACCTGCAGGACCACCTCGACGATCTGGAACTCGCGTTGCTCCAGAGCGACGTGGAGATGGGGGTCGCACAGGAGATCCTCGACGGCGTCGAACAGAACCTCGTCGGCGACACGCGTCGGCGGCTGTCCTCGACGGGCAACCTCGTCCGGGACGCGCTGCGCGAGGCGCTGTACGACGTGATCAGCGTCGGACAGTTCGACTTCGACGAGCGGGTCGCCGAGGCCGACGCGCCGGTGGTCATCATCTTTACCGGCGTCAACGGCGTCGGGAAGACGACGACGATCGCCAAGCTCTCGCGGTACTTCGAAGAGCGCGGGCAGTCGACGGTGCTGGCCAACGGCGACACCTACCGCGCCGGCGCCAACGAGCAGCTCCAGCAACACGCCGAGGCGCTCGACAAGCGGGTCATCTCCCACGAGCAGGGGTCGGACCCCGCCGCGGTCATCTACGACGCCGTCGAGTACGCGAAGGCCAACGACGTGGACGTGGTGCTGGGCGACACGGCCGGTCGACTCCACACCTCCGACGGGCTGATGGACCAGCTCTCGAAGATCGACCGGGTCATCGACCCGGACATGACGCTGTTCGTCGACGAGGCCGTCGCCGGTCAGGACGCCGTCAACCGCGCCCGCGAGTTCGACGACGCCGCCGAGATCGACGGCGCGGTGCTGACGAAGGCCGACGCCGACCCGCAGGGCGGCGCGGCCATCTCGATCGCCCACGTCACTGGCAAGCCGATCCTCTTTCTCGGGACTGGCCAGGACTACGGCGACCTCGACCCGTTCGACCCGGAGGACATCGTCGACCAGCTCCTCGGCGAGGAGTAG
- the pfdA gene encoding prefoldin subunit alpha — MSLGGGGGGQQQLQQIAQEIEQIEEQIEAMEAEIEGLQDEKQEMNEAMEAIEAIESGDTVQVPLGGDAFLRAEIQDIDEVIVEFGAGYAAEQEQDDAVDILENKQDTLDERVEEIRSDIAELETESEELEQQAQQMQQQQMQQMQQMQQQDDE, encoded by the coding sequence ATGAGCCTCGGTGGCGGCGGCGGCGGCCAGCAGCAACTCCAGCAGATCGCCCAGGAGATCGAGCAGATCGAGGAGCAGATCGAGGCCATGGAAGCGGAGATCGAGGGCCTTCAGGACGAGAAACAGGAGATGAACGAGGCCATGGAGGCCATCGAAGCCATCGAATCCGGCGACACCGTGCAGGTGCCGCTGGGCGGCGACGCGTTCCTCCGCGCGGAGATCCAGGACATCGACGAGGTCATCGTCGAGTTCGGCGCCGGCTACGCCGCCGAGCAGGAGCAGGACGACGCCGTCGACATCCTCGAGAACAAGCAGGACACGCTCGACGAGCGCGTCGAGGAGATCCGCTCGGACATCGCCGAGCTGGAGACCGAGAGCGAGGAGCTCGAACAGCAGGCCCAGCAGATGCAGCAACAGCAGATGCAGCAGATGCAGCAGATGCAGCAGCAGGACGACGAGTAA
- the rpl18a gene encoding 50S ribosomal protein L18Ae, with product MSEFTVTGQWSARDGWQPFEKEIEAVNENVAREHVLAEFGSKHGLKRTQVEIEGVDA from the coding sequence ATGAGTGAGTTCACAGTCACCGGGCAGTGGAGCGCCCGAGACGGTTGGCAGCCCTTCGAGAAGGAGATCGAGGCGGTAAACGAGAACGTCGCGCGCGAGCACGTCCTCGCGGAGTTCGGCTCGAAGCACGGACTCAAGCGTACGCAGGTCGAGATCGAGGGGGTCGACGCATGA
- a CDS encoding translation initiation factor IF-6, whose protein sequence is MLRAAFSGSAYVGVFARATDDCLLVRPDVDDELREGLADELDVPAVPTTVGGSGTVGALATGNENGLLVSSRVRDREREAIAEATGLPIAELPGRINAAGNVVLANDSGAYVHPDLSESAVRAVEDGLDVPVEQGVFAGSRTVGTAAVATNDGVLCHPDATDAELDFLEDLLDVPADIGTVNYGAPLVGSGLVANDHGYVVGQDTTGPELGRIESALGYID, encoded by the coding sequence TTGCTCCGCGCGGCCTTCTCCGGTTCGGCGTACGTCGGCGTCTTCGCACGCGCGACAGACGATTGTCTGCTCGTCCGCCCGGACGTGGACGACGAGCTCCGCGAGGGCCTGGCCGACGAACTCGACGTCCCGGCCGTCCCGACGACGGTCGGCGGCTCGGGCACCGTCGGCGCGCTGGCGACCGGCAACGAAAACGGGCTGCTCGTCAGCAGCCGCGTCCGCGATCGCGAGCGCGAGGCGATCGCCGAGGCGACCGGGCTCCCGATCGCCGAACTCCCCGGCCGGATCAACGCCGCCGGCAACGTCGTCCTCGCCAACGACAGCGGTGCGTACGTCCACCCGGACCTCTCGGAGTCGGCCGTCCGCGCGGTCGAAGACGGGCTGGACGTGCCCGTCGAACAGGGCGTCTTCGCCGGGTCGCGCACCGTCGGCACCGCGGCGGTCGCGACCAACGACGGCGTGCTCTGTCACCCCGACGCGACCGACGCCGAGCTCGACTTCCTCGAGGACCTACTGGACGTGCCCGCCGACATCGGCACCGTCAACTACGGCGCCCCGCTGGTCGGCTCGGGCCTGGTCGCCAACGACCACGGCTACGTCGTCGGCCAGGACACCACCGGCCCGGAACTGGGTCGTATCGAATCGGCGCTGGGCTACATCGACTAG
- a CDS encoding 50S ribosomal protein L31e, which produces MSAGDFEERVVTVPLRDVKAAPNDEQADKAMSIVREHLAKHFAVDGDAIRLDPSVNEAVWANGRSNPPRKLRVRAARFEEDGEHVVEAETAE; this is translated from the coding sequence ATGAGCGCCGGAGACTTCGAGGAGCGGGTCGTGACCGTCCCGCTCCGCGACGTGAAGGCCGCGCCGAACGACGAGCAGGCCGACAAGGCCATGTCCATCGTCCGCGAGCACCTCGCCAAGCACTTCGCCGTCGACGGCGACGCCATCCGTCTGGACCCCTCGGTCAACGAGGCCGTGTGGGCCAACGGCCGCTCGAACCCGCCGCGCAAGCTGCGCGTTCGCGCCGCCCGCTTCGAGGAAGACGGCGAGCACGTCGTCGAAGCCGAGACCGCAGAGTAG
- a CDS encoding 50S ribosomal protein L39e, whose product MGKKSKSKKKRLGKLERQNTRVPPWVMLKTDRNVERNPKRRHWRRSDTDE is encoded by the coding sequence ATGGGTAAGAAGTCGAAATCCAAGAAGAAGCGCCTGGGGAAACTCGAGCGCCAGAACACGCGCGTTCCGCCGTGGGTCATGCTCAAGACGGACCGAAACGTCGAACGCAACCCGAAGCGGCGTCACTGGCGCCGTAGCGACACGGACGAATGA
- a CDS encoding ZIP family metal transporter has translation MVEFGNLALVFVAGLLTALATGLGAVPFFLVEDISERWNVVLWGLASGIMVAASLFGLIREGLAVVDGGLVDAAIAIGPGVLVGVLLVIVAHELLADAEFDAKDYEQADFRKLVLILGILTVHSFPEGVAVGVSFAELGIDDPSLATVAFGGLTLPVLAVFMTVAISIHNVPEGVAISIPLRSMGVSEWRMAWWAVFSSLPQPLGAVIAYYFVTLAEQFLPFGFGFAAGAMVYLVATEFVPEALERGSDLPGGGRRELLGGIAAGVLVMVPLAFA, from the coding sequence ATGGTCGAGTTCGGGAATCTCGCGCTGGTGTTCGTCGCGGGGCTGTTGACGGCGCTGGCGACGGGGCTGGGCGCGGTCCCATTCTTCCTGGTCGAGGACATCTCCGAGCGGTGGAACGTGGTGCTGTGGGGGCTGGCTTCGGGTATCATGGTCGCGGCGTCGCTGTTCGGGCTGATCAGGGAAGGGCTGGCGGTCGTCGACGGGGGGCTCGTCGACGCCGCGATCGCCATCGGACCGGGCGTGCTCGTCGGCGTCCTGCTGGTGATCGTCGCCCACGAACTGCTGGCAGACGCGGAGTTCGACGCCAAGGACTACGAACAGGCCGACTTCCGGAAACTGGTGCTCATCCTCGGGATCCTGACGGTCCACAGTTTTCCGGAAGGTGTCGCGGTGGGCGTCTCCTTCGCCGAGCTGGGGATCGACGACCCGAGCCTGGCGACGGTCGCGTTCGGGGGCCTGACGCTGCCGGTTCTGGCGGTGTTCATGACCGTCGCCATCTCGATCCACAACGTTCCGGAGGGCGTGGCGATCTCCATCCCGCTGCGGTCGATGGGCGTCAGCGAGTGGCGGATGGCGTGGTGGGCCGTCTTCTCCAGCCTGCCCCAGCCGCTGGGGGCCGTGATCGCCTACTACTTCGTGACGCTGGCCGAGCAGTTTCTCCCCTTCGGCTTCGGGTTCGCCGCGGGCGCGATGGTGTACCTCGTCGCAACCGAGTTCGTGCCCGAGGCGCTGGAACGCGGTTCGGACCTGCCCGGTGGCGGCCGCCGAGAACTCCTCGGCGGGATCGCCGCCGGCGTGCTCGTGATGGTCCCGCTCGCGTTCGCCTGA
- the thpR gene encoding RNA 2',3'-cyclic phosphodiesterase, with the protein MGNRLFVSVDLDGLADGIAAVQDRFSGASGLNFVDPEGAHVTLKFLGDTDPDRLDDLTDELASAVDDAGVDPFECEFGGLGVFPSLDYISVVWVGTRSGGEELTRLHEAVEERTTTMGFDAEDHDFTPHVTIGRMDHAGGKELVQERVREDDPGVGRLAVEEIRVKESVLGPDGPTYDTVERLPL; encoded by the coding sequence ATGGGCAACCGACTGTTCGTCAGCGTCGACCTCGACGGGCTCGCCGACGGGATCGCGGCCGTCCAGGACCGGTTTTCGGGCGCATCGGGACTGAACTTCGTCGACCCCGAGGGGGCCCACGTCACGCTCAAATTCCTCGGTGACACTGACCCCGACCGACTCGACGACCTCACCGACGAACTCGCGTCGGCAGTCGACGACGCGGGTGTCGACCCCTTCGAGTGCGAGTTCGGCGGGCTGGGTGTGTTCCCGAGTCTCGACTACATCAGCGTGGTCTGGGTCGGAACCCGCTCTGGGGGTGAAGAGCTGACGCGCCTGCACGAGGCCGTCGAGGAGCGGACGACGACGATGGGCTTCGACGCCGAGGACCACGACTTCACCCCCCACGTCACGATCGGGCGGATGGACCACGCGGGCGGGAAGGAACTCGTACAGGAACGGGTCCGCGAGGACGACCCCGGCGTGGGGCGGCTCGCGGTCGAAGAGATACGGGTGAAAGAGAGCGTGCTGGGGCCCGACGGGCCGACGTACGACACCGTCGAGCGACTTCCGCTGTAG